A genomic segment from Truepera sp. encodes:
- a CDS encoding aldo/keto reductase, with amino-acid sequence MEYRNVGRTGVKVSSICLGTMTFGGEANEEESRRIFGRSLDAGVNFIDTADVYNAGRTEEIVGGLIRGRRDELVIVSKVFGRSFPGVNAGGSSRRHIVRAVEASLKRLGTDRLDFYLLHQFDAAVPLEETLSALDDLVRRGLVLYVGASNFAAWQYMKALGISERRGLERFSLIQPMYNLVKRQAEVEILPMAKSEGLGVMTFSPLGAGLLSGRYAAAGAAGRLTENERYKRRYGQEGYEETAERFVEYAKRGGVSPVTLAVAWCTSHPAVTAAIVGARSVEQLEPSLAAAEFVMAGAMRDEITALSPEVPLAHDRREEAS; translated from the coding sequence ATGGAGTACAGGAACGTAGGCCGCACCGGAGTCAAGGTCTCGAGCATCTGCCTCGGCACCATGACGTTCGGGGGCGAGGCGAACGAGGAGGAGTCGAGGCGCATCTTCGGGCGGAGCCTGGACGCCGGCGTCAACTTCATCGACACCGCGGACGTCTACAACGCCGGCCGCACCGAGGAGATCGTGGGGGGCCTGATCAGGGGGCGGCGTGACGAGCTCGTCATCGTCAGCAAGGTCTTCGGGCGCAGCTTCCCCGGCGTCAACGCCGGCGGTTCGTCGAGGCGGCACATCGTGCGCGCCGTGGAGGCGTCGCTAAAGCGCCTGGGCACCGACAGGCTCGACTTCTACCTGCTGCACCAGTTCGACGCGGCCGTGCCGCTGGAGGAGACCCTGAGCGCGCTCGACGACCTCGTCAGGCGCGGCCTCGTCCTCTACGTCGGGGCCAGCAACTTCGCCGCGTGGCAGTACATGAAGGCCCTCGGCATCTCCGAGCGGCGCGGCCTGGAGCGCTTTTCGCTGATCCAGCCCATGTACAACCTGGTGAAACGCCAGGCGGAGGTCGAGATCCTCCCCATGGCCAAGTCGGAGGGGCTCGGCGTCATGACGTTCAGCCCGCTGGGGGCGGGGCTGCTGAGCGGGCGTTACGCCGCTGCCGGCGCCGCCGGGCGGCTGACGGAGAACGAGCGCTACAAGCGCCGCTACGGCCAGGAGGGCTACGAGGAGACGGCGGAACGCTTCGTGGAGTACGCGAAGCGCGGCGGCGTAAGCCCCGTGACGCTGGCGGTTGCCTGGTGCACCTCGCACCCGGCGGTCACGGCGGCCATCGTGGGCGCGCGCAGCGTGGAGCAGTTGGAGCCTTCGCTGGCGGCCGCCGAGTTCGTGATGGCAGGGGCAATGCGCGACGAGATCACGGCGCTCTCCCCCGAAGTGCCCCTGGCGCACGACCGGCGCGAGGAGGCCTCATGA
- a CDS encoding NAD(P)/FAD-dependent oxidoreductase, whose amino-acid sequence MTRQRYDIVVIGAGTAGQVIAHKTAAAGKSVAIIDTRPYGGTCMLRGCDPKKVLVGAAEVTDWARRMRPNGVTGELAIDWPALMSFKRTFTDNVPGRVERSLEKSGVTTLHGGPRFKGPNELELDGCILTAEHIVLAVGARPRTLAFPGAEHLVTSTDFLDLDDLPKRVVFVGGGYVSFEFAHVAARAGAMVTVLDRNERPLPGFEPALVDSLVRASRAVGIDVQLEQDVTKVERSGSAFRVSTSGGATINADLVVHGAGRVPELDGLGLEAAGIAFDAERGVSVDDHLRSTTNPSVYAAGDGADTAGWPLTPVASHEGYVVAANLLGKDATPDYRGTPSVVFTVPALARAGLLESEARARGLEVTVRHADTHDWYSARRTGQEHAGYKVIEERATGRILGAHLLGDRAGDVIDIFALAIRHGLTAQDLKRSILVHPSEASDVAYMV is encoded by the coding sequence ATGACCCGCCAGCGGTACGACATCGTCGTCATCGGCGCCGGCACGGCCGGCCAGGTCATCGCGCACAAGACGGCGGCTGCCGGCAAGAGCGTCGCCATCATCGACACCCGACCGTATGGTGGCACCTGCATGCTGCGGGGCTGCGACCCCAAGAAGGTCCTCGTGGGCGCCGCCGAAGTCACCGACTGGGCGCGCCGCATGAGGCCGAACGGCGTTACCGGCGAGCTGGCCATCGATTGGCCGGCGCTCATGAGCTTCAAGCGCACCTTCACCGATAACGTGCCCGGTAGGGTCGAGCGCTCCCTCGAGAAGAGCGGCGTAACCACGCTGCACGGCGGCCCCCGGTTCAAGGGCCCGAACGAACTGGAGCTGGATGGCTGCATACTAACGGCCGAGCACATCGTGTTGGCGGTCGGCGCGCGGCCGCGCACGCTAGCGTTCCCGGGGGCGGAGCACCTCGTCACCAGCACCGACTTCCTCGACCTCGACGACCTTCCCAAACGCGTCGTTTTCGTGGGTGGCGGCTACGTGTCGTTCGAGTTCGCGCACGTAGCCGCGCGCGCCGGCGCCATGGTCACCGTTCTCGACCGCAACGAGCGTCCCCTGCCGGGCTTCGAGCCCGCGCTAGTGGACTCGCTGGTGCGGGCGAGCCGCGCCGTGGGCATCGACGTTCAGCTGGAACAGGACGTAACCAAGGTCGAACGTTCGGGTTCGGCCTTCCGGGTGAGCACCAGCGGCGGCGCCACGATCAACGCCGATCTCGTGGTGCACGGGGCAGGGCGGGTGCCCGAGCTCGACGGGCTGGGCCTCGAGGCCGCTGGTATCGCCTTCGACGCGGAGCGCGGCGTGAGCGTGGACGATCACCTGAGGTCGACCACCAACCCGAGCGTTTACGCGGCCGGCGACGGCGCCGACACCGCGGGCTGGCCCCTGACCCCCGTGGCCAGCCACGAGGGTTACGTCGTGGCCGCCAACCTCTTGGGCAAGGACGCGACGCCCGACTATCGCGGCACGCCCAGCGTGGTCTTCACGGTCCCTGCCCTCGCGCGCGCCGGCCTGCTTGAGAGCGAGGCCCGCGCGCGCGGCCTCGAGGTCACCGTCCGTCACGCCGACACGCACGACTGGTACTCGGCCCGCCGCACCGGCCAGGAACACGCCGGCTACAAGGTCATCGAGGAGAGGGCCACTGGCCGCATCCTCGGCGCCCACCTGCTGGGCGACCGCGCCGGCGACGTGATCGACATCTTCGCCCTGGCGATCCGCCACGGCCTCACGGCGCAAGACCTCAAGAGGAGCATCCTCGTCCACCCCAGCGAGGCCTCGGACGTGGCCTACATGGTTTGA
- a CDS encoding cold-shock protein — MATGKVKWFNGEKGFGFIEQSDGGKDVFVHFSAIQGSGFRNLNEGDEVEFRVEQGQKGLQAVDVTVTKPASNY, encoded by the coding sequence ATGGCAACAGGCAAAGTCAAGTGGTTCAACGGCGAAAAGGGCTTCGGCTTCATCGAACAGAGCGACGGCGGCAAGGACGTTTTCGTTCACTTCTCCGCCATCCAGGGTTCCGGTTTCCGTAACCTCAACGAGGGCGACGAGGTCGAGTTCCGCGTCGAGCAGGGCCAGAAGGGCCTACAGGCCGTGGACGTCACGGTCACCAAGCCCGCAAGCAACTACTGA
- a CDS encoding DUF4387 domain-containing protein: MSDRTTKPLSELAKTVRSKNAGVDRITFDIIFNDRDNYEMVKRSGVINRESVAKLYRIDPARITDFVTYDPAFAIKFTILRSRPSGSAGDGDIFGAQQYAPLLDFVIPLD; the protein is encoded by the coding sequence ATGAGCGACCGGACCACGAAGCCCCTTTCGGAGCTGGCCAAGACCGTGCGCAGCAAGAACGCCGGCGTCGACCGCATCACCTTCGACATCATCTTCAACGACCGCGACAACTACGAGATGGTGAAGCGCAGCGGCGTCATCAACCGCGAGTCGGTCGCCAAGCTCTACCGCATAGACCCCGCGCGCATCACCGACTTCGTTACCTACGACCCGGCGTTCGCCATCAAGTTCACGATCCTGCGCTCGCGACCCAGCGGCAGCGCCGGCGACGGCGACATCTTCGGCGCCCAGCAGTACGCGCCGCTGCTCGACTTCGTCATCCCGCTCGACTGA
- a CDS encoding acyclic terpene utilization AtuA family protein, giving the protein MSSSSGSTLRFLCPNGHLGFAPIKVGSFDLGVATSPDFILADSGSDDIGPGPLGSDTSTSPAEWQRHDLEKMLVAARRLGVPMIIGSAGDTGSNSRVDLYVQMIRDIAAEHGLAPFRLGYFYSEVPKEYLRTRMQAGDAVTGLDGRDDLTLDELEATDRVVAVAGVHPYIELLNRGAEVIIGGRSSDAAIFAGPAIRAGYPENLSYYLGKVLECASFNAEPYAGKETVIGEISHEDVKVTAMHPDQRCTIASVAGHAMYERSNPYFEHVAGGTLDMTDCHYEQFDPKTTRVTGPRFEPSEHVRVKLEGSGKVGERFMGFAGVRDPYTIERIDEVIDWAKQQVVERFGDPATGGYELHYQVYGRDGVMGDLEPLRDQTGHELGIMVFGVAPTAEMAEELTLTGTRQMFYARLPDVKGTAGGVAFPLDEVVRVGAAYRWTLNHTIGVEDPMELFDLHTTEVSASTPAGAGAARSPEVAR; this is encoded by the coding sequence ATGAGCAGCAGTTCCGGTTCGACCCTCAGATTCCTCTGTCCGAACGGACACCTGGGTTTCGCGCCCATCAAGGTCGGTAGTTTCGACCTGGGCGTCGCCACGAGCCCCGATTTCATCCTGGCCGACTCCGGCTCCGACGACATCGGCCCCGGCCCCCTGGGGAGCGACACCTCGACGAGCCCCGCCGAGTGGCAGCGCCACGACCTCGAGAAGATGCTCGTCGCGGCTCGGCGGCTCGGCGTGCCGATGATCATCGGTTCGGCCGGCGACACCGGCAGCAACAGCCGCGTAGACCTCTACGTCCAGATGATCCGCGACATCGCGGCGGAGCACGGGCTCGCGCCGTTCCGCCTGGGCTACTTCTACTCCGAGGTGCCTAAGGAGTACCTCCGGACGAGGATGCAGGCCGGCGACGCCGTCACGGGCCTCGACGGGCGCGACGACCTCACACTGGACGAACTAGAAGCCACCGACCGCGTGGTAGCCGTGGCGGGCGTGCACCCGTACATCGAGCTGCTCAACCGCGGCGCCGAAGTGATCATCGGTGGGCGCAGCTCGGACGCGGCCATCTTCGCCGGCCCGGCGATCCGCGCCGGCTACCCCGAGAACCTGTCGTACTACCTTGGCAAGGTCCTCGAGTGCGCTTCCTTCAACGCCGAGCCGTACGCCGGCAAAGAGACCGTCATCGGCGAGATCAGCCATGAGGACGTGAAGGTGACGGCCATGCACCCCGACCAACGCTGCACCATCGCGTCGGTCGCCGGGCACGCCATGTACGAGCGCTCGAACCCCTACTTCGAACACGTCGCGGGCGGTACCCTCGACATGACCGACTGCCACTACGAACAGTTCGACCCCAAGACGACGCGGGTCACGGGTCCGCGCTTCGAGCCCTCGGAACACGTCCGCGTCAAGCTCGAAGGTTCGGGTAAGGTCGGTGAACGCTTCATGGGCTTCGCGGGCGTGCGTGACCCGTACACCATCGAGCGCATAGACGAGGTCATCGACTGGGCCAAGCAGCAAGTGGTGGAGCGCTTCGGCGACCCGGCCACCGGCGGCTATGAGCTCCATTACCAGGTGTACGGCCGCGACGGGGTGATGGGCGACCTCGAGCCGCTACGCGATCAGACCGGCCACGAGCTGGGGATCATGGTGTTCGGCGTGGCGCCGACCGCCGAGATGGCGGAAGAACTCACCCTCACCGGAACCCGACAGATGTTCTACGCGCGGCTCCCCGACGTGAAGGGCACGGCCGGCGGCGTGGCCTTCCCGCTCGACGAGGTCGTCAGGGTTGGGGCCGCCTACCGCTGGACCCTGAACCACACCATCGGGGTGGAAGATCCCATGGAACTCTTCGACCTGCACACCACCGAAGTGAGCGCCTCTACTCCCGCAGGCGCCGGTGCGGCCCGCAGTCCGGAGGTAGCCCGATGA
- the menC gene encoding o-succinylbenzoate synthase, giving the protein MRIERIELREVALSLKFPFRTSFGVEQHRRIVLVTLYGGGVEGIAECVAGEYPGYSYETVDTAWSVIEQYIAPLVLDRSFATAAELLHELRYIRGHNMAVAAVEMAFWDLQARLLGVPLWQLLGGRERDIPVGISLGIQDSIEETVELAVMNAELGYRRVKLKIAPGWDVEMVGAVRAALPDMDLSVDANSAYRLNDAPRLQELDQFGLAYIEQPLAYDDLIDHAELQSQLSTAICLDESIHSAEDARKGLAIGAGRVINVKTGRVRGYLAARMVHDVAKTFGAPVWCGGMLESGVGRAHNLHVSTLDNFTLPGDTSSSSRYWHEDIVEEPLEAVNGVQQVPSGAGIGVTLKRDMVERITQRVQALKPD; this is encoded by the coding sequence ATGAGAATCGAACGCATCGAACTGCGCGAAGTGGCCTTGAGCCTCAAGTTCCCGTTCCGCACGAGCTTCGGAGTCGAGCAGCACCGCCGCATCGTGCTCGTCACGCTTTACGGCGGCGGGGTGGAGGGCATCGCCGAGTGCGTTGCCGGCGAGTACCCCGGCTACTCCTACGAGACGGTCGACACCGCCTGGAGCGTGATCGAGCAGTACATCGCGCCGCTGGTCCTGGACCGTTCGTTCGCCACCGCAGCGGAGCTGCTGCACGAACTGCGCTACATCCGCGGGCACAACATGGCGGTCGCCGCCGTGGAGATGGCTTTCTGGGACCTGCAGGCAAGGTTGCTCGGCGTGCCGCTCTGGCAACTCCTCGGTGGCCGCGAGCGCGATATCCCCGTCGGCATCTCGCTCGGCATCCAGGATTCGATCGAGGAAACGGTCGAGTTGGCGGTCATGAACGCCGAGCTCGGCTACCGGCGCGTGAAGCTGAAGATCGCCCCCGGTTGGGACGTGGAGATGGTGGGCGCGGTGCGTGCGGCGCTGCCGGACATGGACCTGTCGGTCGACGCCAACTCGGCCTACCGCCTAAACGACGCCCCGCGCCTACAGGAACTCGACCAGTTCGGGCTGGCTTACATCGAGCAGCCGCTGGCGTACGACGACCTCATCGACCACGCTGAGTTGCAGTCGCAGTTGAGCACGGCCATCTGCTTGGACGAGAGCATCCACTCGGCCGAGGACGCGCGCAAGGGCCTGGCGATCGGGGCCGGGCGTGTCATAAACGTCAAGACCGGGCGCGTGCGCGGCTACCTGGCCGCGCGCATGGTTCACGACGTGGCCAAGACGTTCGGGGCGCCCGTGTGGTGCGGCGGCATGCTCGAGAGCGGCGTCGGCCGCGCGCACAACCTCCACGTCAGCACGCTCGACAACTTCACGCTGCCGGGCGACACCTCCAGCTCCAGCCGCTACTGGCACGAGGACATCGTGGAGGAGCCCCTCGAGGCAGTCAACGGGGTGCAGCAGGTGCCCAGCGGCGCGGGCATAGGCGTGACGCTCAAGCGCGACATGGTCGAGAGGATCACGCAGCGAGTGCAAGCGCTGAAGCCCGACT